The DNA sequence ACCGTGACGACCTCGCCCTTCGCGATCAGGGCGCCGTTGACCATGATGTCGAGCAGGTCGTCGGCCTGACGGTCCAGTTCCACGATGCTGCCTTCGGCCAAGTCCATGACCTCCGCCAGGCGCAGCGAAGTGGAGCCGACCTCCACCGACATGCGGACGGGAATGTCGGCCAGCAGCCGGAACTGGCGGTTGTTCGCCATGCGGCTCAGCCCTTCTTCGGCAAAGCCGTCAA is a window from the Sphingobium sp. Cam5-1 genome containing:
- the fliN gene encoding flagellar motor switch protein FliN, which translates into the protein MSDMSDAPRIDGFAEEGLSRMANNRQFRLLADIPVRMSVEVGSTSLRLAEVMDLAEGSIVELDRQADDLLDIMVNGALIAKGEVVTVNGRYGIRIVDIAAAESRLAGVERRG